The following proteins are encoded in a genomic region of Poecilia reticulata strain Guanapo linkage group LG11, Guppy_female_1.0+MT, whole genome shotgun sequence:
- the LOC103472905 gene encoding long neurotoxin OH-57-like has translation MGKFVLAVVAAVASLVLVESLSCNKCSFSLLGNCLNAVNETCPSTSNVCYTGRATFPSLPDFVGFNIQGCRENATGCDATTPDTMLGVTYNTKITCCSTESCNPITLSAAPSNKMALSAAVGAAVLASTLGSIL, from the exons ATGGGAAAGTTTGTTCTTGCTGTTGTTGCAGCTGTTGCATCTCTGGTGTTGG tGGAGTCCCTGTCATGCAACAAGTGCTCCTTCAGTCTGTTGGGSAACTGCTTGAACGCCGTTAATGAGACCTGCCCCTCCACCTCTAATGTGTGTTACACTGGAAGAGCCA cgTTCCCGTCCCTGCCAGACTTCGTGGGCTTCAACATCCAGGGCTGCAGGGAAAACGCCACCGGCTGTGACGCAACCACCCCTGACACCATGCTGGGCGTCACCTACAACACCAAGATCACCTGCTGCTCCACCGAGAGCTGCAACCCCATCACGCTCAGCGCCGCTCCGTCCAACAAGATGGCCTTAAGCGCCGCCGTCGGAGCAGCCGTCCTGGCCTCCACACTGGGAAGCATTTTGTGA